A window of the Flavobacterium sangjuense genome harbors these coding sequences:
- a CDS encoding TetR family transcriptional regulator has product MTEFNEKQLEILQVAEQLFAEEGFDGTSVRDIAKKANVNIAMISYYFGSKEKMLEALVLNRISDMRLQLESLYHENIPPFAKVDKMVELYISRINKNRCIYQIIHFEFSTKKRELNFDSFTEMKQNNLETFKNIIREGQDSGEFHKDINVALLPPIIMGTYFQFHMNKPLYMKIFDLKTEAEYENYIATTLTQHIQKTIKALLVYEN; this is encoded by the coding sequence ATGACTGAATTTAATGAAAAACAATTAGAGATTCTTCAGGTAGCTGAACAGTTATTTGCAGAAGAAGGTTTTGATGGAACATCGGTTCGGGATATTGCCAAAAAAGCCAATGTCAATATTGCCATGATATCTTATTATTTTGGTTCTAAAGAGAAAATGCTGGAAGCCTTAGTACTGAACAGGATTTCAGATATGCGCCTGCAATTGGAAAGCCTTTACCATGAAAACATTCCTCCTTTCGCTAAGGTTGACAAAATGGTTGAGCTTTATATCAGCCGCATAAACAAAAACCGCTGCATCTATCAAATTATCCACTTTGAGTTTTCTACCAAAAAAAGAGAACTGAACTTTGATAGCTTCACCGAAATGAAACAAAATAACTTAGAGACATTCAAAAACATTATCAGAGAAGGACAAGATAGCGGCGAATTCCACAAAGACATCAATGTTGCCCTGCTTCCTCCTATTATCATGGGAACCTATTTCCAATTCCACATGAACAAGCCGTTATACATGAAAATCTTTGATTTAAAAACGGAAGCCGAATACGAAAATTATATCGCCACTACACTCACACAGCACATTCAAAAAACCATAAAAGCATTACTTGTATATGAAAATTAA
- the trpA gene encoding tryptophan synthase subunit alpha → MNRIQNKLSENKKILSIYFSAGFPNLNDTKSLIESLAENKVDMIEIGLPFSDPLADGPTIQASSTQALKNGMTTEILFEQIKDIRETVEIPLIIMGYFNPILQFGADNFLKKCQETGIDGLIIPDLPLEIYISEYKELFESYGIAMVFLITPQTSEERIRLIDANSNAFIYMVSSSSVTGSRDSFDDNQLEYFERIASMNLKNPQIIGFGISNKTTFEQATKHQKGVIIGSSFIQFIASNPISGISTFIQNIL, encoded by the coding sequence ATGAATAGAATCCAAAACAAATTATCAGAGAATAAAAAAATACTATCTATTTATTTTTCAGCAGGTTTCCCTAATTTAAACGACACTAAAAGTTTAATTGAAAGTTTAGCCGAAAACAAGGTTGATATGATTGAAATCGGCTTGCCTTTTAGCGATCCATTGGCCGATGGACCAACTATTCAAGCGAGTTCTACACAAGCTTTAAAAAACGGAATGACGACCGAAATTCTGTTTGAGCAAATCAAAGACATCAGAGAAACAGTAGAAATTCCGTTAATCATAATGGGATATTTTAATCCCATTTTGCAATTTGGAGCAGATAACTTTCTAAAAAAATGCCAGGAAACCGGTATTGACGGCTTGATAATCCCGGATTTGCCGTTAGAAATTTATATTTCTGAATACAAAGAACTCTTTGAAAGCTATGGTATTGCTATGGTTTTCTTAATCACACCACAAACTTCGGAAGAGCGAATCCGATTGATTGACGCCAATTCCAATGCGTTTATTTATATGGTCAGCAGTTCTAGTGTGACTGGGAGCAGAGATAGTTTTGACGACAATCAATTAGAATATTTCGAAAGAATCGCATCCATGAATTTGAAAAACCCGCAGATAATTGGCTTCGGAATTAGCAACAAAACCACTTTTGAACAAGCCACAAAACACCAAAAAGGAGTCATCATTGGCAGTAGTTTTATTCAATTCATTGCTAGCAATCCTATTTCAGGCATTTCTACATTTATCCAAAATATACTTTAG
- the trpB gene encoding tryptophan synthase subunit beta, which yields MKTSYNVDENGFYGEFGGAFIPEMLYPNVEELRQQYLSITAEASFQDEFHSLLKEYVGRPTPLYFAKRLSEEFKTKIYLKREDLCHTGAHKINNTIGQILLAKRLGKNRIIAETGAGQHGVATATVCALMGLQCIVYMGEIDIERQAPNVARMKMLGAEVRPATSGSKTLKDATNEAIRDWINNPLDTFYIIGSVVGPHPYPDMVARFQSVISEEIQKQLLEHENTENPDYVIACVGGGSNAAGAFYHFLDNESVNLIAVEAAGKGVDSGESAATSILGKIGVIHGSKTLLMQTQDGQITEPYSISAGLDYPGVGPMHSHLFKTKRAEFIAITDDDAMKAGIALAKTEGIIPAIESAHALAVLHQKIFKPEDVVVINLSGRGDKDLNTYINYFNL from the coding sequence ATGAAAACGAGTTACAATGTAGACGAAAATGGATTTTATGGCGAATTTGGCGGCGCATTCATCCCTGAAATGTTATATCCGAATGTGGAAGAGTTGCGTCAACAGTATTTATCCATAACTGCTGAAGCTTCTTTTCAGGACGAATTTCATTCGCTGCTGAAAGAATATGTCGGCAGACCAACGCCATTGTACTTTGCGAAACGGTTGTCGGAAGAATTCAAAACCAAAATCTATTTAAAACGCGAAGATTTATGTCATACCGGCGCACATAAAATCAACAATACCATTGGGCAAATATTGTTAGCCAAAAGATTAGGCAAAAACAGAATCATAGCCGAAACCGGTGCAGGGCAACACGGTGTAGCTACCGCAACGGTTTGTGCACTTATGGGTTTGCAATGCATTGTATATATGGGCGAAATCGATATTGAACGCCAGGCACCAAATGTAGCCCGAATGAAGATGCTTGGAGCCGAAGTTCGTCCCGCAACTTCAGGATCAAAAACCCTGAAAGACGCTACTAACGAAGCGATTCGTGATTGGATTAACAATCCTCTTGACACGTTTTATATCATTGGTTCCGTTGTTGGACCTCATCCCTATCCCGATATGGTGGCACGGTTTCAAAGTGTGATTTCAGAGGAAATTCAGAAGCAGCTTTTAGAACATGAAAATACAGAAAATCCGGATTATGTGATTGCCTGCGTTGGTGGTGGAAGCAATGCTGCCGGGGCTTTTTATCATTTTTTGGATAATGAAAGCGTAAACCTCATCGCTGTTGAAGCAGCCGGAAAAGGCGTTGATTCCGGAGAAAGTGCCGCGACTTCTATCCTTGGAAAAATCGGAGTAATTCACGGAAGCAAAACACTGTTGATGCAAACGCAGGACGGACAAATCACCGAGCCCTACTCTATTTCTGCAGGTTTGGATTATCCTGGTGTCGGTCCAATGCATTCGCATTTGTTTAAGACTAAAAGAGCTGAGTTCATCGCTATTACAGACGATGACGCTATGAAAGCCGGAATTGCATTAGCCAAAACCGAAGGTATTATCCCAGCGATTGAAAGCGCACATGCTTTGGCGGTTTTGCATCAAAAGATATTCAAGCCCGAAGATGTTGTTGTAATTAATTTATCCGGCCGTGGCGATAAAGATTTGAATACGTATATCAACTATTTCAACTTATAA
- a CDS encoding phosphoribosylanthranilate isomerase, which yields MKFPDNISEIASLQPDFMGFIFYEKSPRNFEDDIPNLPKAIKKVGVFVNASLEEIQEKVKQYELDFIQIHGDESPEFCHLLQQNKFKVIKAFSVYNLFNFNTLNKYYNYCDCFLFDTKGTNYGGNGLTFDWSVLENYNLDKPYFLSGGIGVENIEEIISFLKKDHSKNCIAIDCNSKLELSPGLKSTEKTKQLINAFKK from the coding sequence ATGAAGTTTCCTGATAATATCAGCGAAATAGCTTCATTGCAGCCTGATTTTATGGGTTTCATTTTCTATGAAAAGTCACCGCGCAATTTTGAAGACGATATTCCAAATTTGCCAAAGGCGATAAAAAAAGTTGGTGTTTTTGTCAATGCCTCATTGGAAGAAATTCAGGAAAAAGTAAAGCAATATGAATTGGATTTTATTCAAATACATGGAGATGAAAGTCCTGAATTTTGTCATTTATTACAGCAAAACAAATTTAAAGTGATAAAAGCATTTAGCGTCTATAACCTATTTAATTTTAACACTTTAAATAAATATTATAACTATTGCGATTGCTTTCTTTTTGATACCAAGGGAACCAATTATGGAGGCAACGGTCTTACTTTCGATTGGTCTGTTTTAGAAAACTATAATTTAGACAAACCTTACTTTTTAAGTGGGGGAATTGGAGTAGAAAACATCGAAGAAATAATATCATTTCTTAAAAAAGATCATTCCAAAAATTGCATTGCAATTGACTGCAACAGCAAACTGGAATTATCGCCCGGATTAAAATCAACAGAAAAAACAAAACAGCTTATAAACGCTTTTAAGAAATAA
- the trpC gene encoding indole-3-glycerol phosphate synthase TrpC, whose protein sequence is MSILDQIIASKKKEIALKKSIVSVAQLENSDLFNKKTNSLRKSIINSPFGIIAEHKRRSPSKATINNSFSAEEVVKGYENAGASGISVLTDTQYFGGSLEDLLLARASVQIPLLRKEFIVDEYQLLEAKAFGADAILLIAAVLSKEEIKQLSEFAQSLALEVLLEVHNLEELEKSIMPSLDLIGVNNRNLKTFEVSLQNSIDLVNHIPNDFVKISESGLTTTNDINLLRSHGFQGFLIGENFMKTDSPGKSLEQFINQLKE, encoded by the coding sequence ATGAGTATTTTAGATCAAATAATCGCCAGTAAAAAGAAGGAAATTGCTCTGAAGAAGAGCATAGTTTCGGTTGCGCAGTTGGAAAACTCCGATTTGTTCAATAAAAAAACGAACTCTTTGCGCAAGTCGATAATCAATTCACCATTTGGGATTATCGCTGAGCACAAACGCCGTTCGCCTTCTAAAGCCACAATTAACAACAGTTTTTCGGCAGAAGAAGTGGTGAAAGGTTATGAAAATGCGGGTGCTTCAGGAATTTCTGTTTTAACTGACACACAATATTTTGGCGGCTCGTTAGAAGATTTGCTTTTGGCACGAGCATCAGTCCAGATTCCGTTATTGCGCAAGGAATTCATTGTAGATGAATATCAGTTATTGGAAGCTAAAGCCTTTGGTGCTGATGCCATTCTGCTGATTGCTGCCGTTTTATCCAAAGAAGAAATCAAACAGCTTTCGGAGTTTGCGCAATCACTGGCTTTAGAGGTTTTACTTGAAGTCCACAACCTGGAAGAATTAGAAAAAAGTATCATGCCAAGCCTTGATTTGATTGGCGTAAACAATCGAAACCTAAAAACATTTGAAGTGAGTTTGCAGAACAGTATTGATTTGGTAAATCACATTCCGAATGACTTTGTCAAAATATCTGAAAGCGGTTTAACCACAACGAACGACATAAATCTATTGAGAAGTCACGGATTTCAAGGCTTTTTAATTGGAGAGAATTTTATGAAAACTGACAGTCCAGGCAAAAGTCTGGAGCAATTTATCAATCAACTAAAAGAATAA
- the trpD gene encoding anthranilate phosphoribosyltransferase yields the protein MKTILNRLINHETLSKAEAKEVLVNISSGQYNPSQIASFLTVYMMRNITIEELSGFREALLELCISVDFSAYNTIDLCGTGGDGKDTFNISTLASFVVAGTGIHVAKHGNYGVSSISGSSNVMETLGVKFSNEKDFLAKCMGEANIAILHAPLFHPAMKNVGPIRKELGVKTFFNMLGPMVNPSFPKNQLVGVFSLELARMYAYLYQNTNVNYTILHALDGYDEISLTADAKMITKNSESIVNADDYKLSKLYFEEIKGGETIEESAQIFMNIISGKGTEAQQNVVCANAALAISTVENSSIINAFAKAKESLQSGKALEKLQKLQQISQNA from the coding sequence ATGAAAACAATTTTAAACCGATTAATAAATCACGAAACGCTTTCAAAAGCTGAAGCCAAAGAAGTTCTGGTCAACATTTCTTCTGGGCAATATAATCCAAGCCAAATTGCTTCGTTTTTGACAGTCTATATGATGCGGAACATTACCATTGAGGAGCTTTCAGGTTTTCGTGAGGCGCTTTTGGAACTTTGTATTTCGGTAGATTTTTCTGCGTACAATACAATAGATTTATGCGGAACCGGTGGTGATGGAAAAGATACGTTCAATATTTCAACACTTGCTTCATTTGTAGTTGCCGGAACCGGAATTCACGTTGCAAAGCACGGAAATTACGGAGTTTCTTCCATTTCTGGATCGAGTAATGTGATGGAAACATTAGGCGTGAAATTCAGCAATGAAAAAGACTTTCTTGCCAAATGCATGGGCGAAGCCAATATTGCCATACTTCATGCACCTTTGTTCCATCCGGCGATGAAGAATGTTGGTCCGATTCGGAAAGAATTAGGCGTTAAAACCTTCTTTAATATGCTTGGCCCAATGGTGAATCCATCGTTTCCAAAGAACCAATTGGTTGGCGTTTTTAGCTTGGAATTGGCGCGTATGTATGCGTATTTGTATCAAAACACCAATGTGAATTATACGATTCTTCATGCTTTGGATGGTTATGATGAAATTTCGTTAACTGCCGATGCCAAGATGATTACCAAAAACTCTGAAAGTATTGTCAATGCTGATGATTACAAATTGTCAAAATTGTACTTCGAAGAAATTAAAGGCGGAGAAACCATAGAAGAATCAGCGCAAATTTTTATGAATATCATTTCCGGAAAAGGAACTGAAGCACAACAAAATGTGGTTTGTGCCAATGCAGCGCTGGCGATTTCAACAGTTGAGAATTCTTCAATAATTAATGCATTTGCTAAAGCCAAAGAAAGTTTACAATCGGGAAAAGCTTTAGAAAAATTACAAAAACTGCAACAAATCAGCCAAAACGCATGA
- a CDS encoding anthranilate synthase component II — protein sequence MSNKIAVIDNYDSFTYNLVHYLEDLNTKVTVFRNDEFELEELQAFDKILLSPGPGIPDEAGLLKAVISKYAESKSILGVCLGQQAIGEVFGGSLINLDKVYHGVATKVTQSVTDETLFNGLPNDFEVGRYHSWVVANVDFPTVLEITSTDENGQIMSLRHKTFDVKGVQFHPESVLTPFGKQILENWVNS from the coding sequence ATGAGTAATAAGATAGCAGTTATAGATAACTACGATAGTTTCACTTACAACCTTGTTCATTATCTGGAAGATTTGAATACAAAAGTTACTGTGTTCAGAAACGACGAATTTGAATTGGAAGAATTACAAGCTTTTGATAAAATCTTATTATCACCAGGTCCGGGAATACCAGATGAAGCCGGTTTGCTCAAAGCTGTGATTTCAAAGTATGCCGAAAGCAAAAGCATACTTGGTGTTTGTTTGGGCCAACAAGCCATCGGAGAAGTTTTTGGCGGAAGCCTTATAAACCTTGATAAAGTCTATCACGGTGTTGCTACAAAAGTGACGCAATCTGTAACAGACGAAACGCTTTTTAATGGTTTGCCAAATGATTTTGAAGTCGGGCGTTATCATTCCTGGGTAGTTGCCAATGTTGATTTTCCAACTGTTTTGGAAATCACTTCAACAGATGAAAACGGACAAATCATGTCACTACGCCACAAAACCTTTGATGTAAAAGGTGTGCAATTCCACCCCGAAAGCGTTTTGACGCCTTTTGGCAAACAAATTTTAGAAAACTGGGTAAACTCATGA
- a CDS encoding anthranilate synthase component I family protein — MQQFQLHTQHKQILADTITPVSIYLKIRDKFPNSILLESSDYHTADNSFSYICCNPIASIKLENNTIVSSFPDGSSEKIAISTAVNVPKVIEEFASRFKPENNNFKFINNGLFGYINYDAVQYFEKISIQKRTDDLAIPDLYYAVYQNIIAINHFKNEAYIFCHSIDNTNNIKEIEQLLQTKTFASYRFTKEGNSVSNLTDAEFKSNVALAKKHCHRGDVFQLVLSRRFSQAFKGDEFNVYRALRNINPSPYLFFFDYGNFKIFGSSPEAQLVISNKHAEIHPIAGTFKRTGNDEQDAELAKKLSEDVKENSEHVMLVDLARNDLSRNCTEVKVEKYKEVQFFSHVIHLVSKVTGKLTGSSMNLVANTFPAGTLSGAPKHKAMQLIEEIENTNRTFYGGAIGFMDFEGNFNHAIMIRTFLSKNHQLHYQAGAGIVESSSEENEMQEVYNKLGALNKALELAETI, encoded by the coding sequence ATGCAACAGTTTCAATTACATACACAGCACAAACAAATCCTCGCCGACACGATTACGCCGGTTAGCATTTATCTCAAAATTCGGGATAAGTTTCCAAATAGCATTTTGCTCGAAAGCAGCGATTATCATACTGCCGACAATAGTTTCTCCTATATCTGCTGCAATCCTATCGCTTCGATAAAACTTGAAAATAATACCATTGTGAGTTCTTTTCCTGATGGAAGTTCTGAAAAAATTGCTATTTCCACTGCTGTGAATGTTCCAAAAGTGATTGAAGAATTTGCCTCGCGATTCAAACCCGAAAACAACAACTTCAAGTTCATTAACAATGGTTTGTTTGGTTATATCAATTACGATGCGGTGCAATATTTCGAAAAAATAAGCATTCAGAAAAGAACCGATGATTTAGCAATTCCGGATTTGTATTATGCGGTTTACCAAAATATTATCGCCATCAATCATTTCAAAAACGAAGCCTATATCTTTTGCCATAGCATTGACAACACCAATAATATCAAGGAAATTGAGCAACTATTGCAAACCAAAACCTTTGCGAGTTATCGCTTTACCAAAGAAGGGAATTCGGTTTCTAATCTGACTGATGCCGAATTTAAATCGAATGTAGCTTTAGCCAAAAAACACTGCCATCGTGGTGATGTATTCCAATTAGTTTTATCCAGACGATTTTCACAAGCTTTTAAAGGTGATGAATTCAATGTTTATCGCGCTTTGCGAAATATAAATCCTTCACCCTATCTGTTCTTTTTTGATTATGGAAATTTCAAGATTTTTGGGTCTTCGCCCGAAGCGCAGCTCGTAATTTCTAATAAGCATGCCGAAATACATCCAATCGCCGGAACTTTCAAACGAACAGGAAACGACGAACAAGATGCCGAATTGGCCAAAAAATTATCCGAAGATGTTAAAGAAAACAGCGAACACGTTATGCTTGTTGATTTGGCTCGAAATGATTTAAGCCGAAATTGTACTGAAGTCAAAGTGGAAAAATACAAAGAGGTACAGTTCTTTTCGCATGTGATTCATTTGGTTTCCAAAGTCACCGGAAAACTAACCGGGAGTTCAATGAATTTGGTTGCCAACACCTTTCCCGCCGGAACGTTAAGCGGTGCCCCAAAACACAAAGCCATGCAATTAATAGAAGAAATCGAAAATACCAACAGAACCTTTTATGGCGGTGCGATAGGCTTTATGGACTTTGAAGGCAATTTTAATCACGCCATTATGATTCGGACGTTCCTGTCCAAAAATCATCAATTGCATTATCAGGCTGGCGCGGGAATCGTAGAAAGTTCTTCGGAAGAAAACGAAATGCAGGAAGTTTATAATAAATTAGGAGCTTTGAATAAAGCTTTGGAATTAGCAGAAACAATATAA
- a CDS encoding YceI family protein, translating into MKNLKTIAIALFVAFGTTVATAQSKKINVEKSTINWNAKKVTGEHSGTVNFQDGTLIFKKGKVAGGNFTVNMTSVNTTDLSGDWKAKLDGHLKSDDFFSTEKFKTSTLVFKKIATKAAGVYTVTADLTIKGITNPVTFDLAVKGNTASSVVKIDRTKYDIKYGSKSFFESIGDKAINDDFDLTVNLQF; encoded by the coding sequence ATGAAAAATTTAAAAACAATTGCAATTGCATTATTCGTAGCTTTCGGAACAACAGTAGCTACAGCACAAAGTAAAAAAATCAATGTTGAAAAGAGCACCATTAACTGGAATGCAAAAAAAGTAACCGGAGAACACTCAGGAACTGTTAATTTCCAAGACGGTACATTAATTTTCAAAAAAGGAAAAGTTGCCGGTGGGAATTTCACTGTAAACATGACATCTGTAAACACAACTGATTTATCAGGTGATTGGAAAGCAAAATTAGACGGACATTTAAAATCAGATGATTTCTTTAGTACAGAAAAATTCAAAACATCTACTTTAGTATTCAAAAAAATTGCTACAAAAGCAGCTGGTGTTTATACTGTAACAGCTGATTTAACAATCAAAGGAATTACAAACCCTGTAACTTTTGATTTGGCAGTAAAAGGAAATACAGCTTCATCTGTTGTAAAAATTGACAGAACTAAATACGATATCAAATACGGTTCAAAAAGCTTCTTTGAAAGCATTGGAGACAAAGCGATCAATGATGATTTCGACTTAACTGTTAACCTACAGTTCTAA
- a CDS encoding NAD(P)H-dependent oxidoreductase, translated as MTNFIKNANWRYATKKFDTTKKVSAEDLETLKEAIRLSASSYGLQPYKVLIIDNPELRAQLQPAAWGQSQIVEASQLLVFANITDFGDDEIDNYLNNISETRGLPTEAIQGYGDFMKSKITTLPVEKRNIWTAKQTYLGMGNLLNAAAELNIDVTPMEGFEPEKVNEILGLDKLGLNSSLIATVGYRHEEDTTQHYVKVRKSNEELFINL; from the coding sequence ATGACAAATTTTATAAAAAACGCCAATTGGCGTTATGCCACCAAAAAATTTGATACTACAAAGAAAGTATCAGCAGAAGATTTAGAAACTTTAAAAGAAGCGATTCGTTTATCAGCTTCGTCTTATGGATTACAACCTTACAAAGTTTTAATCATTGACAATCCTGAATTGAGAGCACAATTACAGCCTGCAGCTTGGGGACAATCTCAAATTGTAGAAGCATCACAACTATTGGTTTTTGCTAATATAACTGATTTTGGTGATGACGAAATTGATAATTATTTAAACAATATATCAGAAACCAGAGGTTTGCCAACTGAAGCAATACAAGGATATGGTGATTTCATGAAGTCAAAAATTACGACACTTCCGGTAGAGAAAAGAAATATTTGGACAGCAAAACAAACCTATTTAGGAATGGGAAATCTTTTGAATGCTGCTGCCGAATTAAACATTGATGTAACACCAATGGAAGGTTTTGAACCTGAAAAAGTCAATGAAATACTTGGTCTGGATAAACTAGGATTAAATTCTTCTTTAATTGCTACTGTTGGTTATCGTCACGAAGAAGACACAACCCAACACTATGTTAAAGTGCGCAAATCAAACGAAGAATTATTTATAAATTTATAA
- a CDS encoding MarR family winged helix-turn-helix transcriptional regulator gives MKIEDVIKSTVTMDDAKKVILNIMYTQNVINDKFAEIMKPYDLSSEQYNVLRILRGQKGCPANMCIIQERMLAKNSNTTRLIDKLLLKDFVTREVCPDNRRKIEVLITQKGLNILNELDPFVLEHEKLFAKNLTQAELEQLNTLLEKYRTIN, from the coding sequence ATGAAAATAGAAGACGTAATAAAATCGACAGTAACTATGGATGATGCCAAAAAAGTCATTCTGAATATTATGTATACGCAAAACGTTATCAATGATAAGTTTGCTGAAATAATGAAACCATATGATTTATCGAGCGAACAATATAATGTTTTGAGAATACTTCGTGGTCAAAAAGGTTGTCCTGCTAATATGTGCATCATTCAGGAACGAATGTTAGCCAAAAACAGCAACACTACCCGACTGATTGACAAATTACTTCTCAAAGATTTTGTAACCAGAGAAGTTTGCCCGGATAACCGCAGAAAAATTGAAGTACTGATTACACAAAAAGGATTAAATATTTTAAATGAATTAGATCCTTTTGTATTGGAACACGAAAAGCTTTTTGCAAAAAACCTAACTCAAGCCGAGTTAGAACAATTGAATACCTTATTAGAAAAATACAGAACGATTAATTAA
- a CDS encoding rhodanese-like domain-containing protein, protein MNLSQEDWKSKLENDPNAVILDVRTEEEWNEGIIPNAVLNDIYKGQGFLYKLDELDKSKNYYVYCKAGSRSAQACAIMNQMGFETTFNLEGGFMKWKGDVAFRDEN, encoded by the coding sequence ATGAATTTATCACAAGAAGACTGGAAATCAAAATTAGAAAACGATCCTAATGCCGTTATCCTTGATGTTAGAACAGAGGAGGAATGGAATGAAGGGATTATTCCCAATGCCGTTTTAAACGATATATATAAAGGACAGGGATTTCTATATAAATTAGACGAATTGGACAAATCCAAAAACTATTATGTCTATTGCAAAGCTGGTTCAAGAAGTGCTCAAGCCTGTGCTATCATGAACCAAATGGGTTTTGAAACAACGTTTAATCTGGAAGGCGGTTTTATGAAATGGAAAGGCGATGTTGCTTTTCGCGATGAAAATTAA
- a CDS encoding NAD(P)/FAD-dependent oxidoreductase: protein MNIPTSKNPRVVIIGGGFAGIAIAKKLRNKNVQVVLIDKHNYHTFQPLLYQVATGGLEAGSIAYPIRKVIQEYKDFYFRLTSVKEIDTKNQKIISEIGDLDYDYLVIATGSKTNYFGNKEIERNSMSMKTIPQSLNIRSLILENFEQAVLTKNQADRNTLINFVLVGAGPTGVELAGALAEMKKAILQKDYPDLDIDKMQINLIQSGDRILNTMSEKSSKAAEKFLLDLGVKIWKNVRVTNYDGRTITTNTDLSFDSATVIWTAGVQGVKIIGLDPKSLIEKVERIRVNQYNQVVGYDNIFAIGDICSMESEKYPQGHPMMAQPAIQQGKLLGENLVKLIHKKPMTPFEYNDKGSMATIGRNLAVVDLPHYHFSGIFAWFVWMFVHLFSLIGFKNKAVVFLNWVYNYIRFDREGRLIIRPFKKKSFTTFTSDEV from the coding sequence ATGAACATTCCAACGTCAAAAAATCCTCGTGTTGTTATTATTGGTGGCGGTTTTGCCGGAATAGCAATAGCCAAAAAACTTCGAAATAAGAATGTTCAGGTGGTACTGATTGACAAGCACAATTACCACACATTTCAACCTTTATTATATCAGGTTGCAACTGGCGGATTAGAAGCCGGTTCTATTGCATATCCAATCCGGAAAGTTATTCAGGAATATAAAGATTTTTATTTTCGATTGACTTCGGTTAAAGAGATTGACACCAAAAATCAAAAAATAATCTCCGAAATAGGGGATTTGGATTATGACTATTTGGTCATTGCCACAGGTTCCAAAACCAATTATTTTGGCAATAAAGAAATCGAACGCAATTCGATGTCAATGAAAACGATTCCACAGTCGTTAAATATTCGAAGTTTGATTTTGGAAAATTTTGAACAAGCGGTTTTAACCAAAAATCAAGCGGATAGAAATACCTTAATCAATTTTGTTTTGGTTGGTGCCGGACCAACAGGTGTGGAGCTTGCCGGTGCGTTGGCCGAAATGAAAAAAGCAATCCTTCAAAAAGACTATCCCGATTTAGATATTGATAAAATGCAAATCAATCTTATTCAAAGTGGTGACAGAATTTTGAATACGATGAGTGAGAAGTCATCTAAAGCTGCTGAAAAATTCCTGCTGGATTTAGGTGTGAAAATTTGGAAGAATGTCCGAGTAACCAATTATGACGGAAGAACGATAACCACAAATACCGATTTAAGCTTTGATTCTGCCACCGTAATTTGGACAGCAGGCGTTCAAGGCGTTAAAATAATCGGACTAGATCCAAAATCTTTAATTGAAAAAGTGGAAAGAATTCGGGTAAACCAATACAATCAAGTGGTTGGCTATGATAATATATTTGCCATTGGCGATATATGTTCAATGGAATCAGAAAAGTATCCGCAAGGTCATCCCATGATGGCGCAGCCGGCCATTCAGCAAGGGAAATTGTTAGGAGAAAATTTGGTTAAGCTAATCCATAAAAAACCGATGACTCCATTTGAATATAACGACAAAGGTTCGATGGCCACTATTGGACGAAATCTGGCAGTTGTCGATTTACCGCATTATCATTTCAGTGGTATTTTTGCCTGGTTTGTATGGATGTTTGTGCATTTGTTTTCATTAATTGGCTTCAAAAACAAAGCGGTTGTTTTCCTCAATTGGGTTTATAATTATATTCGTTTTGACCGCGAAGGACGATTAATCATCAGACCATTTAAAAAGAAAAGTTTCACTACGTTTACGAGTGATGAAGTTTAG